Proteins encoded together in one uncultured Desulfosarcina sp. window:
- a CDS encoding Xaa-Pro peptidase family protein produces MLPEQTLTPPSEIDARIQGLQASLQKKGIDGALIVQNTDLFYFSGTIQQAHLYVPAEGPPLLMVRKSLERAQEESTLANILPLASPKKLPELIDAHGLKPPAVLGMELDVLPANNYFSYRKLFPKSDIRDISVSIRTLRAVKSPYELDLIRQAAAFSDRLAGMMPNLLQPGMTEIELAGLVEAQARRLGHQGIARMRLFGAEMFYGHLMAGPSAAVPSFLASPTGGASVSPAVAQGAGFRKIQRNEPILLDYVFAWQGYISDHTRIFSIGRLPRMLVEAHEHMLDLQEHIKKIAIPGAIAGDLYEAAVEMVEAKGIAANFMGSGDNRIRFIGHGVGLEVDEFPFLAKGQKMKLQEGMTIALEPKMIFPGKGVVGIENTHVVTPDGLFQLTGAEEKIVTI; encoded by the coding sequence ATGCTGCCGGAACAAACCCTTACGCCGCCGTCCGAAATCGATGCCCGCATCCAAGGTCTTCAGGCATCCCTTCAAAAAAAAGGCATCGATGGCGCCCTGATCGTGCAGAATACCGACCTGTTCTATTTTTCCGGTACCATCCAGCAGGCCCATCTCTATGTCCCGGCAGAAGGCCCCCCACTTCTCATGGTCCGTAAAAGCCTGGAGCGGGCTCAAGAGGAATCGACCCTGGCCAACATTCTGCCCCTGGCAAGCCCCAAAAAATTGCCGGAGCTGATCGACGCCCACGGCCTGAAGCCGCCGGCCGTCCTGGGAATGGAACTGGATGTGCTGCCGGCCAACAACTACTTCTCCTATCGAAAACTATTTCCAAAAAGCGACATCAGGGATATCTCGGTTTCGATTCGCACCCTTCGCGCGGTGAAATCGCCCTATGAACTGGATCTGATCCGGCAGGCGGCGGCCTTTTCCGACAGGCTGGCCGGTATGATGCCGAATCTGCTGCAACCGGGAATGACGGAAATCGAACTGGCCGGCCTGGTCGAGGCCCAGGCCCGCCGCCTGGGCCACCAGGGAATTGCGCGCATGCGTCTGTTCGGGGCCGAAATGTTTTACGGGCATCTCATGGCCGGGCCGTCGGCAGCCGTTCCCAGTTTTCTGGCATCGCCCACCGGGGGCGCCTCGGTCAGTCCGGCCGTGGCCCAGGGCGCCGGATTCCGCAAAATTCAGCGCAACGAACCGATCTTGCTGGATTACGTGTTTGCCTGGCAGGGGTACATCAGCGATCATACCCGCATCTTTTCCATCGGCCGGCTGCCCCGGATGCTGGTGGAGGCTCACGAACACATGCTGGACCTTCAGGAACATATCAAAAAGATTGCCATACCGGGAGCCATTGCCGGCGACCTTTATGAAGCCGCCGTGGAAATGGTCGAGGCAAAGGGCATAGCCGCCAATTTCATGGGATCGGGCGATAATCGCATCCGCTTCATCGGCCACGGGGTGGGCCTGGAGGTGGACGAGTTCCCCTTTCTCGCCAAAGGGCAGAAAATGAAGCTGCAGGAAGGAATGACGATTGCGCTGGAACCGAAGATGATCTTTCCCGGCAAAGGCGTCGTCGGCATCGAAAACACCCACGTGGTCACGCCGGACGGGCTGTTTCAACTCACCGGTGCAGAGGAGAAGATCGTTACCATCTGA
- the rpsI gene encoding 30S ribosomal protein S9, with protein sequence MATEKTYYATGKRKNAIARTWIQPGTGVITVNDRPADEYFAVSTARTILRQPLTLTNNLDAFDIKIKVHGGGISGQAGAVRHGITKALILFDPDLRPALKRAGFVKRDPREKERKKYGQKGARARFQFSKR encoded by the coding sequence ATGGCAACAGAGAAAACCTATTACGCTACTGGAAAACGCAAGAACGCCATCGCCCGCACCTGGATTCAACCCGGAACGGGTGTCATTACCGTTAACGATCGTCCCGCCGACGAGTATTTTGCCGTCAGCACGGCCAGAACCATCCTGCGTCAGCCCCTGACCCTGACCAACAATTTGGATGCTTTCGACATCAAGATAAAAGTTCACGGCGGCGGGATTTCCGGGCAGGCCGGCGCAGTGCGCCACGGCATCACCAAGGCCCTGATTCTGTTCGACCCGGATTTGCGGCCGGCCCTGAAAAGAGCCGGATTCGTCAAGCGCGACCCGAGAGAAAAAGAGCGCAAGAAATACGGGCAGAAGGGTGCCCGGGCACGGTTCCAGTTCTCCAAGCGTTAA
- the rplM gene encoding 50S ribosomal protein L13: protein MKKYTYSAKNSDNPDKWWVVDAEGEVLGRLASKVAATLRGKHNPLFTPHADTGDSVVVINAEKIVMTGKKLDKKNYYRHSGYIGGLKTITARKLLEKRPEDVIRFAVKGMLPKNSLGRKLYKKLKVYAGDQHPHEAQQPETMTIQ, encoded by the coding sequence GTGAAAAAATATACGTACAGTGCTAAAAATTCAGACAATCCGGACAAATGGTGGGTTGTCGACGCTGAAGGTGAAGTTTTGGGCCGACTGGCCTCCAAAGTGGCCGCGACCTTGCGTGGCAAGCACAATCCGCTTTTCACGCCCCATGCGGACACGGGGGATTCCGTAGTGGTGATCAATGCCGAGAAGATCGTGATGACCGGCAAAAAGTTGGACAAGAAAAACTACTATCGTCACAGCGGATATATCGGGGGGTTGAAGACCATCACCGCCAGAAAGCTGCTGGAAAAACGCCCCGAAGACGTCATCCGTTTCGCCGTCAAGGGCATGCTGCCCAAAAATAGCCTGGGCCGCAAGTTGTATAAAAAGCTCAAGGTCTACGCCGGGGACCAGCATCCCCACGAGGCCCAGCAGCCGGAAACGATGACCATCCAATAG
- a CDS encoding class IV adenylate cyclase produces MEHLEIELKFYVSDFDFLRSRLADLGAECIGQPTLEHNIRYETDDNRLLKNKCLLRLRRDRQTTLTFKSPPPEEDDRFKVYRELEVSISDFETMDAILNALGFFRRQVYEKRRETWQLNDALLCLDAMPFGSFLEIEGRPDTITQVVRDLGLAWEHRILANYLGMFETLKEKEGWTFFDVTFDNFADVRFFFERYRHLFEAGNNKQGTSVGPDTK; encoded by the coding sequence ATGGAACATCTTGAAATCGAATTGAAATTTTATGTTTCCGACTTCGATTTCCTGCGGAGCAGGCTCGCGGATCTGGGCGCCGAGTGCATCGGTCAGCCCACCTTGGAGCACAACATCCGTTATGAGACCGACGATAACCGCCTTTTAAAAAACAAATGCCTTCTCCGTCTGCGCAGGGATCGCCAAACCACCCTGACCTTTAAATCGCCCCCACCGGAAGAAGACGACCGTTTCAAAGTCTACCGCGAGCTGGAGGTGAGCATCTCCGATTTCGAAACCATGGACGCCATCTTAAATGCCTTGGGGTTTTTTCGCCGCCAGGTGTACGAGAAGCGGCGCGAAACCTGGCAGCTGAACGACGCCCTGTTATGCCTGGATGCCATGCCCTTTGGTTCTTTTCTGGAAATCGAAGGCCGCCCCGACACGATTACGCAAGTCGTTCGCGACCTGGGACTTGCCTGGGAGCATCGCATCCTCGCCAACTACCTGGGAATGTTTGAAACCCTGAAAGAAAAGGAAGGCTGGACCTTTTTTGACGTGACCTTCGACAATTTCGCGGATGTACGCTTCTTTTTTGAACGCTACCGCCACCTGTTCGAGGCTGGCAACAATAAACAAGGCACCTCGGTAGGCCCCGATACCAAATGA
- a CDS encoding GNAT family N-acetyltransferase, translating to MIIRSAKMTDTQKIALTHRASIKALCSESYSPQDIAGWVEVLSPEIYENAIKENVMIVAEEGDEILGLGILDLERKQIGAIYIHPEVEGRGLGRRLLLKLEELASKNNADR from the coding sequence ATGATTATCCGCTCGGCAAAGATGACTGATACACAAAAAATCGCTTTAACGCATCGTGCTTCCATTAAAGCTCTATGTTCCGAAAGCTACTCCCCTCAGGATATTGCCGGTTGGGTGGAAGTCCTTTCCCCCGAAATCTATGAAAATGCCATCAAAGAGAACGTAATGATCGTTGCCGAAGAGGGGGATGAAATCCTTGGATTGGGCATTCTGGATCTTGAACGCAAGCAAATCGGGGCGATCTATATTCATCCAGAGGTTGAAGGAAGAGGGCTCGGAAGGCGGCTATTGCTGAAACTGGAGGAACTCGCCTCAAAAAACAATGCGGATCGGTAG
- a CDS encoding polymer-forming cytoskeletal protein, with translation MKDKGSKFSIIDKGMTVEGSVVGNGNLVVKGAVKGTLSGDSVVISEEGHIAADTHAQTMTVGGSFEGRVETAGQLVILSTGKCSGEIVCGDLVVEAGGRLDAKVNCKGPIKGKK, from the coding sequence GTGAAGGATAAAGGCAGCAAGTTTTCCATCATCGACAAGGGAATGACCGTAGAAGGTTCTGTTGTGGGCAACGGCAACCTGGTCGTTAAAGGCGCCGTTAAAGGCACCCTTTCCGGCGACAGCGTGGTGATCAGCGAGGAGGGGCATATCGCGGCGGACACTCACGCCCAGACCATGACCGTGGGCGGCAGTTTCGAAGGCCGGGTGGAAACTGCGGGGCAATTGGTGATTCTGTCAACAGGGAAATGCTCGGGCGAGATCGTGTGCGGGGACCTGGTTGTGGAAGCCGGCGGCCGGTTGGATGCCAAGGTGAACTGCAAGGGGCCGATCAAAGGTAAAAAGTGA
- a CDS encoding SAM-dependent chlorinase/fluorinase, which yields MPLIALLTDFGTCDEYVGVMKGVVAGIDPDIRVVDICHQIEPQNVVHGAFILQAAVPYFPEGTVFVAVVDPGVGGRRRILAADFGGRRFVVPDNGLIEGALKNPLKADVVSVENRRYFLTPVSRTFHGRDIFAPVAAHLAAGLPLAELGPPVDSADIVAGKMPRYRFSIKDGIQGVVVAADRFGNLMTNIDERAIARLCKGASGRHAIVSLADTTIGAIVDSYDQAVKNAPLAIIGSRGLLEIAVNCGNTRQMLPTGKDRRVRVQLL from the coding sequence ATGCCTCTGATTGCACTGCTTACCGATTTCGGCACCTGCGACGAATATGTGGGGGTCATGAAGGGAGTGGTCGCCGGGATCGACCCCGACATTCGCGTGGTGGACATCTGCCATCAGATTGAACCGCAGAATGTCGTCCATGGGGCTTTTATCTTGCAGGCGGCGGTGCCCTATTTCCCGGAAGGTACGGTTTTTGTCGCTGTCGTGGATCCGGGGGTGGGCGGGCGGCGTCGGATTCTGGCTGCCGATTTCGGCGGCCGGCGCTTTGTTGTGCCGGATAACGGCCTGATCGAAGGCGCGCTCAAGAATCCTTTGAAGGCCGACGTCGTTTCGGTGGAGAATCGACGCTATTTTCTGACTCCCGTCAGCCGCACCTTTCATGGGCGGGACATCTTTGCACCGGTCGCCGCCCATCTGGCCGCCGGCCTGCCATTGGCCGAATTGGGGCCGCCGGTCGACTCTGCGGATATCGTAGCGGGGAAAATGCCTCGATACCGCTTTTCTATAAAAGATGGTATCCAGGGCGTGGTGGTCGCCGCCGATCGATTCGGCAATCTGATGACCAATATCGACGAGCGCGCCATCGCGCGGCTCTGCAAGGGGGCGTCCGGCAGGCACGCGATCGTGTCGCTGGCGGACACGACCATCGGAGCCATCGTCGACTCCTATGACCAGGCGGTTAAAAACGCGCCGTTGGCCATAATCGGCAGCCGAGGACTGTTGGAGATCGCGGTGAATTGCGGCAACACCCGGCAGATGCTGCCAACCGGAAAGGATCGGCGGGTTCGCGTTCAACTCCTTTGA
- the ruvB gene encoding Holliday junction branch migration DNA helicase RuvB, translated as MSDSILTHRSDETSIVKGAIQPDDRDPEILSLRPERLDEYIGQAEVVETLKIAIEAAKLRSEPLEHVLFHGPPGLGKTTLAHIIANEMGGTLTVTSGPALEKGGDLIGILTHLGEGDVLFVDEIHRTPKTVEEFLYPAMEDFAVDFVFDKGIHARSHRYRLKCFTLVGATTRVGLLSAPLRDRFGIFRNLDFYSLEDLVRITTRSAALLGVGIDAPGAEELARRSRGTPRIVNRLLKRVRDYAQVRGDGAISRSTVEAALTLEGVDNLGLTRLDHSYLKTIIEYYGGGPVGIEAISATLQEETDTLVDVVEPYLLKIGMVIRTSSGRKVSESAFRHLEMPMQQKLF; from the coding sequence ATGTCGGATTCAATCCTGACCCATCGTTCGGACGAGACGTCCATCGTCAAAGGCGCCATCCAGCCCGACGACCGGGATCCCGAGATTCTCTCCCTGCGCCCCGAACGGCTGGACGAATACATCGGCCAGGCCGAGGTCGTGGAGACCTTGAAGATCGCCATCGAAGCGGCCAAACTCCGATCCGAACCCCTGGAGCACGTCCTGTTTCACGGCCCTCCGGGGTTGGGAAAAACCACCCTGGCACACATCATCGCCAACGAGATGGGGGGCACGTTGACCGTGACCTCCGGGCCGGCCCTGGAAAAGGGCGGTGATTTGATCGGGATTCTCACGCACCTGGGGGAAGGGGATGTTCTCTTTGTGGACGAAATCCATCGGACACCCAAAACCGTGGAGGAATTTCTCTATCCGGCCATGGAGGACTTTGCCGTCGATTTCGTTTTCGACAAGGGGATTCATGCCCGCAGCCACCGGTATCGGCTGAAGTGCTTCACCCTGGTGGGGGCAACCACCCGGGTCGGTCTGCTTTCCGCACCGCTGCGGGATCGCTTCGGCATTTTCCGGAACCTCGATTTTTACAGCCTCGAGGATCTGGTTCGCATCACGACCCGGTCGGCAGCCCTGCTCGGGGTGGGGATCGACGCACCGGGCGCCGAGGAGCTGGCCAGACGGTCCCGCGGAACGCCCAGGATTGTCAACCGGCTGCTCAAACGGGTTCGGGATTATGCCCAGGTACGGGGAGACGGCGCCATCAGCCGTTCTACCGTCGAAGCGGCCCTGACATTGGAAGGGGTCGACAACTTGGGCCTGACCCGCCTGGACCACAGTTATTTAAAAACCATCATCGAGTACTATGGCGGCGGGCCGGTGGGAATCGAAGCGATTTCTGCCACCTTGCAGGAGGAAACCGACACCCTGGTGGACGTGGTGGAACCCTACCTGCTGAAAATCGGCATGGTGATCCGGACATCGTCGGGCCGCAAGGTCTCTGAATCGGCCTTTCGCCATCTGGAGATGCCGATGCAGCAGAAACTTTTTTGA
- the ruvA gene encoding Holliday junction branch migration protein RuvA — MIGYLEGRLMKKEQDRILLLVGHVGYEILVPVVVMESLAGKEIGDEIALHIYFHQTERQPKPVLIGFNLEAEKEFFQYFISVEAIGPLKAVKALNIPVGDIAHAIESGDVKTLKRLSGIGERTAHKIVASLKGKMNRFALIRHEKGDASIPVDEDFVQVVMDVLISQLGYKTTDARQMISEAMKRDSTIAAAEELFDEIYRGQRE; from the coding sequence ATGATCGGATACCTGGAAGGCAGATTGATGAAAAAGGAGCAGGACCGGATCCTGCTTCTGGTGGGCCATGTGGGTTACGAAATCCTGGTCCCGGTGGTTGTGATGGAGTCTTTGGCCGGAAAGGAGATCGGGGACGAAATCGCCCTGCATATTTATTTCCACCAGACAGAGCGTCAACCCAAGCCGGTATTGATCGGTTTCAACCTGGAAGCCGAAAAGGAGTTCTTTCAGTACTTCATTTCGGTCGAAGCCATCGGTCCCTTAAAGGCCGTCAAGGCGTTGAATATCCCGGTCGGAGATATCGCCCATGCCATCGAAAGCGGCGATGTCAAGACGTTGAAGAGGCTGAGCGGTATCGGGGAGCGCACGGCCCATAAAATTGTGGCCTCCCTGAAGGGTAAGATGAACCGATTCGCGCTGATCCGGCATGAGAAAGGCGACGCATCGATCCCCGTGGATGAGGACTTTGTCCAGGTCGTGATGGATGTTTTGATTTCGCAGTTGGGATACAAAACCACCGATGCCAGGCAGATGATCTCCGAGGCGATGAAACGCGATAGCACCATCGCTGCGGCGGAAGAACTTTTCGATGAAATCTATCGCGGTCAGCGGGAGTAA
- a CDS encoding crossover junction endodeoxyribonuclease RuvC: protein MMKVLGIDPGLADTGIGIVSGSGLDVCEYAYGNISTSKKEPVPHRLERIYTKICRVLADEKPDLMVLEDVFSLEKYPQSGIVLGKVCGVLLLACNQSGIPLTEVPVRQAKQILTGNGKASKEQLERAVRSTLGAKAPIRPFHASDALGLALIGLFRHR from the coding sequence ATGATGAAAGTACTCGGCATCGATCCGGGCCTGGCGGATACCGGTATCGGCATCGTTAGCGGCAGCGGGCTGGATGTCTGCGAATATGCCTACGGCAACATCTCCACCTCCAAAAAGGAGCCCGTCCCACATCGTCTGGAGCGGATCTACACCAAGATCTGCCGGGTCCTGGCCGATGAGAAGCCGGATCTCATGGTTCTCGAGGATGTCTTTTCCCTTGAAAAATATCCCCAGTCGGGTATCGTTCTGGGCAAGGTCTGCGGGGTGCTGCTGCTGGCCTGCAATCAGTCCGGCATCCCGCTGACCGAGGTGCCGGTGCGCCAGGCCAAACAGATCCTCACCGGAAACGGGAAGGCCAGCAAGGAGCAACTGGAGCGGGCGGTACGCAGCACCCTCGGCGCTAAAGCGCCGATCAGGCCCTTTCATGCCTCCGATGCACTGGGGCTGGCATTAATCGGGCTGTTCCGCCACAGGTGA
- the ybgF gene encoding tol-pal system protein YbgF: MRSHVLRIGLAAVVLFCGCALQDDVYTLDHRLSALERRNSELEKQNRELQQLNRDLLEAKKNISSRVEGLDQNRREDEVALRAQYAELAAQLDALRQETQTFSGQMEEMDYLVNKKIKGYEEIQQKNQERMDRLAADSAAIQKRIETIDQYLNLEGSGARKTTQPSKPPAKAAAAKPASDQALYLEAKRAFDDGRLEASRKGFEQLITTYPASQQADNAQFWIGETYYREKWYEKAILEYQKVIEKYPSGNKIPAALLKQGLAFVKIGETNNARLVLKELIDKYPSTNEAAIAKQKLEAL, encoded by the coding sequence ATGAGAAGCCACGTATTGCGAATCGGACTGGCAGCGGTGGTATTGTTTTGCGGATGCGCACTTCAAGACGACGTTTATACGCTGGATCACCGTCTTTCCGCTCTGGAGCGGAGAAATTCGGAGCTGGAAAAGCAGAATCGCGAATTGCAGCAGCTCAACCGCGACCTGCTCGAAGCCAAAAAGAATATCTCCAGCCGGGTAGAGGGGTTGGATCAGAATCGCCGGGAAGACGAGGTGGCCCTCAGGGCGCAGTATGCCGAGCTGGCGGCCCAACTCGACGCCCTTCGACAGGAAACCCAAACGTTCTCCGGGCAAATGGAGGAGATGGATTACCTGGTCAATAAAAAGATCAAAGGATACGAGGAGATCCAGCAGAAGAATCAGGAACGCATGGATCGGCTGGCCGCCGATTCGGCCGCCATCCAGAAGCGGATCGAAACGATCGATCAATATCTGAATCTGGAAGGCTCAGGAGCCCGCAAAACGACTCAACCATCGAAACCACCGGCCAAGGCCGCCGCCGCAAAGCCGGCTTCAGACCAGGCCCTTTACCTGGAGGCCAAACGCGCCTTTGACGACGGTCGTCTGGAAGCGTCCAGGAAGGGCTTCGAGCAACTGATTACGACCTACCCCGCATCCCAGCAGGCCGACAACGCCCAGTTCTGGATCGGCGAAACCTATTACCGGGAAAAGTGGTATGAGAAGGCCATCCTTGAATACCAGAAAGTGATTGAGAAATATCCTTCGGGCAACAAGATCCCGGCGGCATTGCTGAAGCAGGGATTGGCTTTCGTGAAAATCGGAGAAACCAACAACGCCCGCCTGGTACTCAAAGAACTGATCGACAAGTATCCCAGTACCAATGAAGCTGCCATCGCCAAACAGAAGTTGGAAGCCTTGTAA
- the pal gene encoding peptidoglycan-associated lipoprotein Pal, with protein sequence MMKRKWIVLALVLIVPAMLFTVSCAKKTVSTEPSTTDTAGDDAARQAELAKQAELERQKQLEEERLAAERAQQLKDEAMARDLAMAKNRFLNENVYFDFDSSVLTYQAQDLLKEKAVWMRANPDANVVIEGHCDERGTNAYNLALGERRAESAKTFLVNLGISGARMTTISYGEERPVDMGKNEEAWAKNRRAAFAIE encoded by the coding sequence ATGATGAAAAGAAAGTGGATTGTTTTGGCATTGGTGTTGATCGTACCCGCCATGCTGTTTACCGTTTCCTGTGCCAAAAAAACCGTTTCCACGGAACCTTCGACCACCGACACGGCTGGCGATGATGCCGCCCGTCAGGCCGAGTTAGCGAAACAGGCGGAACTGGAACGCCAGAAACAACTGGAAGAGGAACGTCTGGCTGCCGAACGCGCCCAGCAACTGAAAGACGAGGCCATGGCGCGGGATCTGGCGATGGCCAAGAACCGTTTCCTCAACGAAAACGTCTATTTTGACTTCGACAGCTCCGTTTTAACCTATCAGGCTCAGGATCTGCTGAAGGAAAAAGCCGTGTGGATGAGAGCCAATCCCGATGCCAATGTGGTTATCGAGGGGCACTGTGACGAAAGAGGGACCAACGCCTACAACTTGGCTTTGGGCGAGCGCCGTGCCGAAAGCGCCAAGACCTTCCTGGTCAACCTGGGAATTTCCGGTGCGCGCATGACCACCATCAGCTATGGCGAAGAACGTCCGGTCGACATGGGCAAGAACGAAGAAGCCTGGGCCAAGAACCGACGCGCCGCTTTCGCTATCGAATAA
- the tolB gene encoding Tol-Pal system beta propeller repeat protein TolB, producing MIFNRWISFWSVLLVLLPVSVTAAQYNYIDISNPFLRKTPIAVPVFKVPAQDPAAMRTAASAAQRLAYYLEFTGYFTISDPAAFLEDPQTMDITGAGIRYRNWTVIGAEMLVTGGVEIREGEAQFELRLFDTVKQKMLVGKRYRGKPDDYNRVARRFCSEVVFAITGSRGFFDSKLAFVSNGTGHKEIYLSDFDGSNVQQFTRHNSISLFPDWSSDGRWIAYTTYADKRPRIRIQNVKEKRWAGVDKPGLQAVAAWVPGQFELAASLSFSGDLEIYLLTGNGKVIKRLTNSVGIDGEPTWAPDGKRLAFVSRRAGNPQIYILDTVSGRVQRLTFEGRYNTQPSWSPKGDRIAYSAMKSGVIDIFSIDPESGEAVQLTENQGSNEAPTWSPDGSLIAFSSTREGKSRIYVMTAYGTDQRRLLTLPGEQTNPKWSPNIVTP from the coding sequence ATGATTTTCAACCGATGGATATCTTTCTGGTCCGTTTTGCTGGTGTTGCTGCCTGTATCGGTCACAGCGGCCCAATACAATTATATCGACATCTCCAATCCTTTTTTGCGCAAAACGCCCATCGCAGTGCCGGTTTTCAAGGTTCCCGCCCAGGATCCCGCGGCAATGCGCACGGCCGCGTCCGCGGCCCAACGTTTGGCCTATTATCTTGAATTTACAGGTTATTTTACCATCAGCGACCCGGCCGCTTTCTTGGAAGATCCCCAAACCATGGACATTACCGGCGCCGGCATCCGCTACCGGAACTGGACCGTCATCGGGGCCGAGATGCTGGTGACGGGAGGGGTGGAGATTCGCGAGGGAGAGGCGCAGTTCGAACTGCGCCTGTTCGACACCGTTAAACAGAAGATGCTGGTGGGCAAACGCTACCGCGGCAAGCCGGACGACTACAACCGGGTGGCGCGGCGCTTTTGCTCCGAGGTGGTCTTTGCCATCACCGGCAGCCGAGGCTTTTTTGATTCGAAGCTGGCGTTCGTCTCCAATGGCACCGGTCACAAGGAGATTTACCTGAGTGATTTCGACGGCAGCAACGTGCAGCAGTTTACCCGGCACAACAGCATCTCGTTGTTTCCCGACTGGTCATCGGACGGCCGCTGGATTGCCTACACCACCTATGCGGACAAACGCCCGCGAATCCGCATCCAGAACGTCAAAGAGAAGCGCTGGGCGGGCGTCGACAAGCCGGGCCTGCAGGCGGTGGCGGCATGGGTCCCCGGTCAGTTCGAGCTGGCTGCAAGCCTTTCCTTTTCCGGTGACCTGGAAATTTATTTGTTGACCGGAAATGGGAAAGTGATTAAAAGATTGACAAACAGTGTGGGGATTGACGGGGAGCCAACGTGGGCGCCGGATGGAAAACGCCTGGCATTCGTTTCCAGGCGGGCGGGCAATCCCCAAATTTATATTCTCGACACTGTTTCCGGCCGGGTTCAACGGTTGACGTTCGAAGGCCGTTACAATACCCAGCCCAGTTGGTCTCCCAAGGGAGATCGAATTGCTTATTCCGCCATGAAAAGTGGCGTCATCGATATTTTTAGCATCGACCCCGAAAGCGGCGAAGCCGTGCAGTTGACCGAAAATCAGGGCAGCAACGAGGCGCCCACATGGTCGCCGGACGGAAGCCTGATTGCATTCAGCTCGACGCGGGAGGGAAAAAGCAGGATTTACGTGATGACCGCTTACGGAACCGACCAAAGACGTCTGCTCACTTTGCCCGGTGAGCAGACCAACCCCAAGTGGTCTCCGAATATCGTAACCCCATGA
- a CDS encoding TonB family protein, translating into MKKNVRVPKTFSQEQRRDGQMSVLKPVAVSFVGHLLFLLLFIVTPSLRFEKPPAPSVINVSMVSFKKTAKQADADAGASKKTLPAKKPEAVKPAKKPPVVKKTPEKTVKPAPKPKTSLKEKTFKSTQVVKRAIQELEAKVESKPVEKSQDAQPEPLQSALERLRKEVDKAESGQEKKTESGAGPVAGKAGGKKGGGDEGGKKTAEKIQLYQTEVAFQIQKQWAFNEQLAGGDGSLAAAIVFKVMPDGEIRDLFFTDRSGNAYFDDQAYKAVVKASPVDPHPAGLNQPYVQMGIRFTPQGLR; encoded by the coding sequence ATGAAAAAGAACGTCCGCGTTCCGAAGACCTTCAGCCAGGAGCAGCGGCGGGACGGCCAGATGTCGGTCTTAAAGCCGGTGGCCGTCTCGTTTGTCGGCCACCTGTTGTTTCTGCTTTTGTTCATCGTCACGCCCAGCCTGCGCTTCGAAAAGCCTCCGGCCCCGTCGGTGATCAATGTAAGCATGGTCTCCTTCAAGAAAACCGCCAAGCAGGCGGATGCCGATGCCGGTGCGTCCAAAAAAACGCTTCCGGCCAAAAAGCCCGAGGCCGTGAAACCGGCCAAGAAGCCGCCGGTGGTAAAAAAAACACCTGAAAAGACGGTCAAACCGGCGCCCAAGCCCAAGACATCGTTGAAAGAAAAGACCTTCAAGTCCACCCAGGTGGTCAAGCGCGCCATCCAGGAGTTGGAGGCCAAAGTTGAGTCCAAGCCGGTCGAAAAGTCGCAAGATGCGCAGCCGGAACCGTTGCAATCCGCCTTGGAGCGTCTGCGCAAGGAAGTTGACAAAGCGGAGTCCGGCCAGGAGAAAAAGACGGAAAGCGGCGCCGGGCCGGTGGCGGGCAAAGCCGGAGGCAAGAAGGGGGGGGGCGACGAAGGCGGCAAGAAAACGGCCGAGAAGATCCAGCTATACCAGACGGAAGTGGCCTTTCAGATTCAGAAACAATGGGCTTTCAACGAACAATTGGCCGGCGGTGACGGATCCCTGGCTGCTGCCATCGTTTTCAAGGTCATGCCCGACGGCGAAATCCGGGACCTCTTTTTTACGGACCGGTCGGGCAATGCCTATTTTGACGACCAGGCCTACAAGGCCGTCGTCAAGGCCAGTCCGGTTGACCCTCATCCCGCCGGACTGAATCAACCGTATGTGCAAATGGGGATCCGGTTCACTCCCCAAGGACTCCGTTGA